In the genome of Streptomyces lydicus, the window GCAGCTCGCCGAACGACGAGACCTGGCGGCAGGCGGAGCAGATCCGCCAGCCCGCCGCGGGTGGCATCACCACCTCCGGACTGCCCCGCCGGGTGCCGCGCGCGAACCTCGTCGCGGGCACCGCGCAGCAGCAGACCACGCAGAGCGGTCCGCAGGTCTCGCGTGCGCCCGGCGATGTGCGGGGGCGGCTGACCAATCTCCGTCGGGGTATCCAGCAAGGCCGACAGGCCGGGACGTCGTCCACCGGCAATCACGGCATTGTCGATCCCACACACCAGCAGGAGCGTTAGTTGAGTCCGATGAGCCAGGCGGCGCAGAACCTGAACTGGTTGATCACCAACTTCGTGGACAACACCCCAGGGGTGTCGCACACGGTGGTGGTCTCCGCGGACGGACTGCTCCTCGCGATGTCCGAAGGCTTCCCCCGCGACCGTGCCGATCAGTTGGCGGCGGTGGCCTCCGGCCTGACCTCGCTGACCTCGGGCGCGTCCCGCATCTTCGAGGGCGGGACGGTGAACCAGACCGTTGTGGAGATGGAGCGGGGGTTCCTCTTCATCATGTCCGTCTCGGACGGATCGTCGCTGGCCGTGCTCGCACATCCCGAGTGCGACATCGGCCTGGTCGGCTACGAAATGGCGCTGCTGGTCGATCGCGCAGGCACGGTCCTGACGCCCGATCTGCGCGCCGAACTGCAGGGCAGCCTGCTGCACTGAAGCGGCGCCCGCAGCGCCGCACCGTTCAGCACCCAACCACCCATGTGCCGCACCCCCCACCGGCCCAACCCGACGACACGTCAGTTGTCCCGCCCGGAGGACCCATGACCCCGCCACCTGCCACTTCCGGCCCGTACGGCGCGTACAGCCAAGCGCCGTACGGGAGCGAAGGTGACCAGCCGCTGGTGCGCCCGTACGCCATGACCGGAGGCCGGACCAGGCCGCGCTACCAGCTCGCCATCGAGGCGCTGGTCAGCACGACCGCCGACCCCTCTCAGCTGCCCGGGCTGCTGCCCGAGCACCAGCGGATCTGCCACCTGTGCCGTGAGGTGAAGTCGGTTGCCGAGGTCTCCGCGCTGCTCCACATCCCGCTGGGTGTGGCGCGGATTCTGGTCGCAGACCTGGCAGAGGCCGGCATGGTGGCGATCCACCAGCCCGGTGGCAGCGGTGAGGCCGGCGGCACGCCGGACGTGACCTTGCTCGAGAGGGTGCTCAGTGGACTTCGCAAGCTCTGACAGCAGCTCCGACGGGAACGCGACCCGCGCCACCACCTCCGCCAAGATCGTGGTGGCGGGCGGCTTCGGCGTGGGCAAGACCACGTTCGTCGGGGCCGTCTCAGAGATCAATCCGCTGCGCACGGAGGCCGTGATGACCTCCGCCTCGGCGGGGATCGACGACCTCAGCCACGTCCAGGACAAGACCACGACGACCGTGGCGATGGACTTCGGCCGGATCACCCTGGACCAGGACCTGATCCTGTACCTCTTCGGTACGCCGGGCCAGGACCGTTTCTGGTTCATGTGGGACGACCTGGTGCGCGGTGCCATCGGCGCCGTGGTGCTGGTCGACACCCGCCGGCTGGCCGACTGCTTCGCCGCGGTCGACTACTTCGAGAACAGCGGTCTGCCGTTCGTCG includes:
- a CDS encoding roadblock/LC7 domain-containing protein is translated as MSQAAQNLNWLITNFVDNTPGVSHTVVVSADGLLLAMSEGFPRDRADQLAAVASGLTSLTSGASRIFEGGTVNQTVVEMERGFLFIMSVSDGSSLAVLAHPECDIGLVGYEMALLVDRAGTVLTPDLRAELQGSLLH
- a CDS encoding DUF742 domain-containing protein, giving the protein MTPPPATSGPYGAYSQAPYGSEGDQPLVRPYAMTGGRTRPRYQLAIEALVSTTADPSQLPGLLPEHQRICHLCREVKSVAEVSALLHIPLGVARILVADLAEAGMVAIHQPGGSGEAGGTPDVTLLERVLSGLRKL
- a CDS encoding GTP-binding protein, which produces MDFASSDSSSDGNATRATTSAKIVVAGGFGVGKTTFVGAVSEINPLRTEAVMTSASAGIDDLSHVQDKTTTTVAMDFGRITLDQDLILYLFGTPGQDRFWFMWDDLVRGAIGAVVLVDTRRLADCFAAVDYFENSGLPFVVALNGFEGYQPYTPDEVREALQIGPGAPIITTDARHRSEAKSALITLVEHALMARLQ